Proteins from a genomic interval of Niabella soli DSM 19437:
- the mtaB gene encoding tRNA (N(6)-L-threonylcarbamoyladenosine(37)-C(2))-methylthiotransferase MtaB produces MQSAKTVAFHTLGCKLNYSETSSLSRLMEQEGFEKKEFTEVADVYVINTCSVTDNADKECRQLVRRIQRKAPESFVVITGCYAQLKPKEIATIPGVDLVLGAAEKFNITKHIKALSKNDATKICSCDIDTVTGFHSSYSLNDRTRTFLKVQDGCDYTCSFCTIPMARGKSRSAVIADVVQDAETLAASGAKEIVLTGINLGDFGKGPDGDAPAAINGRTENFYKLIRELDKVAGIDRYRISSIEPNLLTNEIIEFVANSSKFMPHFHIPLQSGSNEVLGAMRRRYKRELYAERVRLIKTLMPHCCIGVDVIVGFPGESEDHFKETYDFLHELEVSYFHVFTYSERANTHALSLTPVVPVALRNERNKTLRNLSYMKMQYFEKLHAGQTRKVLFEGFNKNNMMEGYTDNYIRVTTPYRAEWENQIIDWKL; encoded by the coding sequence ATGCAATCCGCAAAGACAGTGGCTTTCCACACACTTGGTTGTAAACTCAACTATTCAGAAACTTCTTCCCTTTCGAGGTTAATGGAGCAGGAAGGTTTTGAAAAAAAAGAGTTTACAGAGGTGGCAGATGTGTATGTTATCAACACCTGCTCCGTTACTGATAATGCTGATAAGGAATGCCGGCAACTGGTGCGGCGCATTCAGCGCAAAGCCCCTGAAAGCTTCGTAGTGATCACCGGTTGCTATGCGCAATTAAAACCAAAAGAAATTGCAACGATCCCGGGGGTGGACCTGGTGCTGGGCGCCGCAGAAAAGTTCAATATCACGAAGCATATCAAAGCCTTATCGAAAAATGACGCTACAAAAATATGCAGTTGCGATATTGACACGGTTACCGGATTCCACAGCTCCTATTCGCTCAACGACCGTACCCGCACTTTTTTAAAAGTACAGGACGGCTGCGATTATACCTGTTCTTTTTGTACCATTCCCATGGCCCGGGGGAAAAGCCGGAGCGCGGTAATAGCCGATGTAGTGCAGGATGCTGAAACGCTTGCTGCCTCCGGGGCAAAAGAAATTGTATTGACCGGCATCAACCTGGGCGATTTTGGCAAAGGTCCGGATGGCGATGCCCCTGCGGCTATCAATGGCAGGACCGAAAATTTTTACAAGCTGATCCGGGAATTAGATAAAGTAGCAGGAATTGACCGTTACCGGATCTCCTCCATTGAGCCGAATCTTTTGACCAATGAGATCATCGAATTTGTAGCGAACAGCAGCAAATTTATGCCGCATTTTCATATTCCCCTGCAAAGCGGCAGTAATGAGGTACTAGGCGCGATGCGCAGGAGATACAAAAGAGAACTTTATGCGGAGCGGGTACGATTGATAAAAACACTGATGCCCCATTGCTGCATCGGGGTAGATGTGATCGTTGGTTTCCCCGGCGAATCGGAGGACCATTTTAAAGAGACCTATGATTTCCTGCATGAACTGGAAGTATCTTATTTTCACGTATTTACCTATTCCGAGCGCGCCAACACGCACGCCCTCAGCCTTACACCCGTTGTGCCGGTTGCCCTCCGCAATGAACGGAACAAAACGCTGCGGAACCTTTCCTATATGAAAATGCAGTATTTTGAAAAGCTTCATGCAGGCCAAACAAGGAAAGTTTTATTTGAAGGCTTTAATAAAAACAATATGATGGAGGGCTATACGGATAACTACATTCGCGTTACAACGCCTTACAGAGCCGAATGGGAGAACCAGATCATCGACTGGAAACTTTGA
- a CDS encoding C1 family peptidase, with translation MPIRMTDDPDNGNDDFNEDAGGGSGPGGGGGGLLGLLPLLLGLFRGKGIIVLLVIGAAVYFLGGRGGCGNIGGGVADAAKQLFSQSGYSYSPSEFDKAKIYEGLDNNTTKNPLPEAVSLLRFAPTAGDQGHQGSCVAWSSAYAAQTILTAAATGKDPNTIAFSPSYLYNQIRLGNDCQGSYVQRAMEAMKANGGVPLRDYPYDDQDCNRTPGSSAIQEGRQNLIHGFTRLTEGDNLNQISIRAIKEHLAKDAPVVIGMLVGQSFMQDMMGQDLWRPQGMDQAQMGMGGHAMCVIGYDDRKYGGAFQILNSWTPKWGNNGVAWVRYGDFQNYVREAYGIDPLPKAANVAAMPLECYIGLVNNATKQYIKLKAAGNNAFQTVTPIKVGTRFKMEVKNTTECYIYIFGEDTNGSSYVLFPYLKPGQTVSKHSPYCGITGYRLFPKGQSLEADNVGTKDQIAIVASKKELNYNDFNNAINNSPQSTYAGKVADAIRSILAPGATYNSASDGRMYFKATANAGQAVATVVAFDKVP, from the coding sequence ATGCCTATCAGAATGACAGACGACCCTGATAACGGGAATGATGATTTTAACGAAGATGCCGGTGGTGGCTCTGGCCCGGGCGGCGGAGGGGGCGGCCTGCTGGGACTGCTGCCTTTATTGCTGGGCCTGTTCCGTGGAAAAGGGATCATTGTGCTGCTGGTGATTGGGGCAGCGGTTTATTTTTTAGGCGGTCGCGGCGGTTGTGGAAACATAGGCGGTGGTGTGGCAGATGCTGCCAAACAATTATTCTCACAAAGCGGTTACAGCTATAGCCCGTCCGAATTTGATAAGGCGAAAATTTATGAAGGGCTTGATAATAATACTACTAAAAACCCTTTGCCGGAAGCCGTTTCCTTACTGCGGTTTGCGCCTACGGCGGGCGACCAGGGACACCAGGGTAGCTGCGTGGCCTGGAGCAGCGCTTATGCTGCTCAGACCATTTTAACAGCGGCGGCTACGGGCAAAGATCCGAATACGATCGCCTTCAGTCCGTCGTATTTATATAACCAGATCCGGTTGGGGAACGATTGCCAGGGCTCTTATGTGCAGCGCGCCATGGAAGCCATGAAAGCCAATGGGGGTGTACCCTTGCGCGATTATCCTTATGACGACCAGGATTGCAACCGGACGCCGGGCAGCTCGGCGATCCAGGAAGGCCGGCAGAATCTGATCCATGGGTTTACCCGTTTAACCGAGGGCGATAATTTAAACCAGATCAGTATAAGGGCCATTAAAGAACATCTGGCGAAGGATGCACCTGTAGTGATCGGGATGCTGGTGGGACAAAGTTTTATGCAGGATATGATGGGGCAGGACCTGTGGCGGCCGCAGGGTATGGACCAGGCGCAGATGGGGATGGGTGGCCATGCCATGTGCGTGATCGGTTATGATGATCGTAAGTATGGCGGCGCGTTCCAGATATTGAATAGTTGGACGCCCAAATGGGGCAATAACGGGGTGGCCTGGGTGCGGTATGGCGATTTTCAGAATTACGTGCGTGAAGCCTATGGGATCGATCCGCTACCTAAAGCGGCCAATGTAGCGGCCATGCCGCTGGAATGTTATATCGGCCTGGTTAATAATGCTACCAAGCAATATATAAAGCTGAAAGCTGCGGGCAACAATGCTTTTCAGACCGTAACGCCGATCAAAGTGGGCACGCGTTTCAAGATGGAAGTGAAGAATACCACGGAATGTTATATTTATATTTTCGGGGAAGATACCAATGGCAGCAGCTATGTGTTATTCCCTTATTTAAAACCCGGGCAAACCGTTTCCAAACATTCGCCGTATTGCGGTATTACGGGGTACCGGCTGTTCCCTAAAGGTCAGTCGCTGGAGGCCGACAACGTAGGTACAAAAGACCAGATCGCGATAGTGGCCAGTAAAAAAGAACTGAATTACAACGATTTTAATAACGCCATTAATAACAGCCCCCAATCTACTTACGCGGGCAAAGTGGCCGATGCCATACGATCGATACTGGCTCCCGGCGCCACTTATAACAGCGCTTCCGACGGCCGCATGTATTTTAAAGCAACGGCAAATGCGGGGCAGGCGGTGGCTACGGTGGTCGCATTCGATAAAGTACCTTAA
- a CDS encoding RNA polymerase sigma factor: MKETILEQEILLLKGLARNDKKSTEEIYKQNYNLIQALVVNNNGTADDARDIFQESMVVLFEKARSGTFELNCQIRTYLYSVARRLWLKRLHQQNRFTEEWNDAGSLVKVDDDMETHEQKDQEYDLMHHSIQHLGEPCKSLLEAFYFQKKSMQDIADAFGYTNAENAKTQKYKCLMRLKKLFFSRYNKK, encoded by the coding sequence GTGAAAGAGACAATCTTAGAACAGGAAATTTTGTTATTGAAAGGGTTAGCGCGCAACGACAAGAAATCAACCGAAGAAATATACAAACAGAATTACAACCTTATTCAGGCTTTAGTTGTCAATAACAATGGTACTGCTGATGATGCCCGCGACATTTTCCAGGAATCGATGGTAGTGCTGTTTGAGAAGGCCCGCTCCGGAACATTTGAGCTCAATTGCCAGATCAGGACCTATTTATACTCAGTTGCCCGGCGGCTGTGGTTAAAAAGGTTACATCAGCAAAACCGGTTTACAGAAGAGTGGAATGATGCCGGCAGCCTGGTAAAGGTGGATGATGACATGGAAACCCATGAACAAAAAGATCAGGAATATGACCTGATGCATCATTCGATCCAGCACCTGGGGGAGCCCTGCAAAAGTTTATTGGAAGCATTTTATTTTCAAAAGAAAAGCATGCAGGACATAGCTGATGCTTTTGGCTATACCAACGCTGAAAATGCAAAAACACAGAAATATAAATGCCTGATGCGGTTGAAGAAATTATTCTTCTCCCGGTATAATAAAAAGTAG
- a CDS encoding DUF2130 domain-containing protein gives MSTQIKCPNCGTEFEPNDAIRDEVEKELRAKVADWQRKKNEEYQAELTKKEQEWQQKLQTERSSLQKQLEEQLTKTIAGDFENKLELLQKSNAENEERLKLARQKEIELLKQQQEFKTKEAELEITIQKKLNTERDKIAEELKQIDAQRSALRENEFQLRLKELETQLEQQKKLAAEMQRKAEQGSMQLQGESQELALEEMLATAFPFDVIQEVGKGVRGADCIQTIRNTLGVACGKIIWESKRAENFSNDWVEKLKADMRGQGADVAILVTRRYPKDMEQFGEKEGIWICNFTEARALASVLRDGIIRIFNAGKSQENKGDKMNMLYAYLTSPEFAEQWKAIREGFLSMKVSIQKERDAMERLWKAREKQLEKVLLNATHIRGSIDGISGLESVDLNLLGYEDEGM, from the coding sequence ATGTCTACACAAATAAAATGTCCGAATTGCGGAACCGAGTTTGAGCCCAATGATGCGATCCGCGATGAGGTGGAAAAAGAACTGCGCGCCAAAGTAGCCGACTGGCAAAGAAAAAAAAACGAGGAGTACCAGGCGGAGCTTACCAAAAAAGAACAGGAATGGCAGCAAAAGCTGCAAACCGAAAGATCTTCCCTGCAAAAACAATTAGAGGAACAGCTAACAAAAACCATCGCCGGAGACTTTGAAAACAAACTGGAATTACTGCAAAAATCAAATGCCGAAAACGAGGAACGCCTGAAACTGGCCCGGCAAAAAGAAATAGAGCTGCTGAAACAACAACAGGAATTTAAAACCAAAGAAGCAGAGCTTGAAATTACCATTCAAAAGAAATTAAATACAGAACGGGATAAAATTGCCGAGGAGCTGAAGCAAATAGATGCGCAACGATCTGCGCTGCGCGAAAATGAATTTCAATTGAGATTGAAGGAGCTGGAAACCCAACTGGAACAACAAAAAAAGCTGGCAGCAGAGATGCAGCGTAAAGCGGAACAAGGCTCGATGCAATTGCAGGGTGAAAGCCAGGAACTGGCGCTGGAGGAAATGCTGGCAACTGCCTTCCCTTTTGATGTTATACAAGAAGTGGGCAAAGGCGTGCGTGGGGCCGATTGTATACAAACCATCCGGAACACCCTTGGCGTGGCCTGCGGAAAAATAATCTGGGAAAGCAAGCGCGCAGAAAATTTCAGCAATGATTGGGTCGAAAAATTAAAAGCCGACATGCGCGGCCAGGGCGCCGATGTGGCCATACTGGTTACCCGGCGGTACCCGAAAGATATGGAGCAATTTGGCGAAAAAGAAGGGATCTGGATCTGTAACTTTACGGAGGCCAGGGCATTGGCTTCTGTTTTGCGGGACGGTATCATCAGGATCTTTAATGCCGGGAAAAGCCAGGAGAATAAAGGTGACAAAATGAACATGCTCTACGCCTACCTTACCAGTCCCGAGTTTGCCGAACAATGGAAAGCCATACGCGAAGGCTTTTTAAGTATGAAAGTTTCGATTCAGAAAGAGCGGGATGCGATGGAGCGCTTGTGGAAGGCACGTGAAAAACAATTGGAAAAAGTGTTACTGAACGCCACGCATATCCGGGGATCTATTGATGGCATCAGCGGTCTGGAATCGGTGGACCTGAACCTGCTGGGATACGAAGACGAAGGAATGTAA
- a CDS encoding lysophospholipid acyltransferase family protein produces the protein MKKIYETPFDPGKKYILISNHISYLDIPVMIKVFRKPMRPLGKAEMGKIPVFGFIYNRAIVTVNRDSAAERAKSIRILRSVINKGISIFVFPEGTFNETGQPLKSFYNGAFKLAVETNTPIRPVLFLDTYARMPYNRRFSLNPGKCRAVFLEEIDVSAYSEKGSDRLKQEVHALMEQKLVEYRASWIKPGKQE, from the coding sequence ATGAAGAAAATATATGAAACGCCTTTTGATCCGGGCAAGAAATATATTTTGATCTCGAATCATATTTCTTACCTGGATATACCCGTAATGATAAAAGTATTTCGAAAGCCCATGCGCCCGTTGGGAAAGGCAGAAATGGGGAAAATTCCCGTTTTCGGATTTATTTATAACCGGGCAATTGTTACGGTGAACCGGGATTCTGCCGCTGAAAGGGCCAAAAGCATCCGGATTTTGCGGTCGGTTATCAACAAAGGCATTTCTATCTTTGTTTTTCCGGAAGGTACGTTTAATGAAACGGGGCAGCCGTTAAAATCTTTTTACAACGGGGCCTTTAAGCTGGCGGTAGAAACCAATACGCCCATACGGCCGGTATTGTTTTTAGATACTTATGCCCGGATGCCTTATAACCGGCGGTTCTCACTGAATCCGGGTAAATGCAGAGCTGTCTTTTTGGAAGAGATCGATGTGAGCGCTTACAGCGAAAAAGGAAGCGACCGGCTAAAACAGGAAGTGCACGCGCTGATGGAGCAAAAACTGGTCGAATACAGGGCTTCATGGATTAAGCCCGGCAAACAGGAATAA
- a CDS encoding Gfo/Idh/MocA family protein, translated as MSTRRHFIRNISLSTLGAYTLMDWKPASALSFFNSDAVLKVALLGLGGYASRVAEAIQQCQRVKITGLISGTPEKLKQWGEKYKVPEKNRYNYQNFDAIKNNPDIDAVYVITPNALHHDQVIRSAKAGKHVICEKPMAISAKEGREMIEACKKAGKQLLVGYRMHFEPLTLEVVRMRSAGELGAIRFFQGLCGFRIGDPTQWRLNKALAGGGSLMDIGIYALNGSRYMVGEEPVWVTAQETKTDPVKFKEGVDETITFQLGFPSGAEASCLSTYNMNNLDRFFLNGDKGFAELQPAAGYGPIRGKTNKGPLDIKNPLPQQTIQMDEMAAILLDNKKPIVPVDGEEALKDLVLIEAIYKAVKTGGQVKLNAER; from the coding sequence ATGAGTACACGTCGCCATTTTATCCGCAATATCAGCCTGTCCACCCTGGGTGCCTATACTTTAATGGATTGGAAACCGGCTTCAGCCCTGTCTTTTTTTAATAGTGATGCGGTGCTGAAAGTTGCCTTGCTGGGGCTGGGCGGCTATGCGTCCCGGGTAGCGGAAGCGATACAGCAATGTCAACGCGTAAAAATTACCGGTCTCATCAGCGGTACGCCGGAAAAATTAAAACAATGGGGAGAAAAATATAAGGTCCCCGAAAAGAACCGGTACAATTATCAAAATTTTGATGCCATAAAAAATAACCCTGATATCGATGCGGTATATGTGATCACGCCGAATGCCCTGCATCATGATCAGGTGATCCGCAGTGCAAAGGCAGGTAAGCATGTGATCTGCGAAAAGCCAATGGCGATCAGTGCAAAGGAAGGAAGGGAGATGATCGAAGCCTGTAAAAAAGCCGGCAAACAACTGCTGGTGGGCTACCGGATGCATTTTGAACCACTGACGTTGGAAGTGGTACGCATGCGGAGTGCAGGAGAGTTGGGCGCCATACGGTTTTTTCAGGGCCTTTGCGGATTCAGGATCGGCGACCCCACGCAATGGCGGCTGAATAAAGCGCTGGCGGGTGGTGGTTCGCTAATGGATATCGGCATTTATGCATTAAACGGCAGCCGGTATATGGTAGGCGAAGAGCCGGTATGGGTTACGGCACAGGAAACAAAAACAGATCCGGTAAAGTTTAAAGAAGGTGTTGACGAAACGATTACGTTTCAACTCGGCTTTCCCAGCGGTGCCGAAGCCTCCTGTCTTTCTACCTATAATATGAATAACCTGGACCGGTTCTTTCTAAACGGCGATAAGGGATTTGCCGAGTTACAGCCCGCAGCGGGCTATGGCCCGATCCGTGGAAAGACGAATAAAGGTCCCCTGGATATTAAAAATCCCTTGCCGCAGCAAACGATCCAGATGGATGAAATGGCGGCCATCCTTCTCGATAATAAAAAGCCGATAGTACCTGTTGATGGGGAAGAGGCGCTTAAAGACCTGGTGCTTATTGAAGCTATTTATAAAGCGGTGAAAACGGGGGGCCAGGTGAAGCTGAATGCGGAACGCTAA
- a CDS encoding TlpA family protein disulfide reductase, translating to MKRLATAFTLVTILLTLACTSNNSGGNAHTVTAVVAPNKAAILKDFRTWWTYISGKIHLERDFIPLNEDSTRISKAAFLHKLASGNYVPFEVLIKDDSSVYKIEHPEKIDSEISDRTIQLAYAHIKNYNWEGKELPRYHFADLNGTTYTPENTKGKVMLLKCWFVHCVACVAEFPELNQLVEKYRNRKDALFISLATDPKDSLHQFFKTHSFNYATVPEQHDYLSKELQVTGYPTHFLINRAGKIVKVTQEAKEIIPFFEKEIEKR from the coding sequence ATGAAACGATTGGCTACTGCTTTTACTCTTGTAACGATCCTCTTAACACTTGCATGCACTTCCAATAACAGCGGCGGCAATGCGCATACTGTAACTGCTGTGGTTGCACCAAATAAGGCCGCCATTTTAAAGGATTTCAGGACCTGGTGGACTTACATCTCAGGAAAAATACACCTGGAAAGAGATTTCATTCCTTTAAACGAAGATTCCACCAGGATCAGCAAGGCCGCTTTTCTACATAAACTTGCCAGTGGGAATTATGTTCCCTTTGAGGTTCTGATAAAAGACGATTCCTCCGTTTATAAAATTGAGCACCCGGAAAAGATAGACTCCGAAATTTCAGACAGAACGATTCAGCTTGCCTATGCCCACATTAAAAACTATAACTGGGAAGGGAAAGAACTCCCCCGCTATCATTTTGCTGACTTAAACGGGACAACCTATACTCCGGAGAACACGAAGGGAAAAGTGATGCTACTTAAATGCTGGTTTGTTCATTGTGTTGCCTGTGTAGCCGAATTTCCTGAATTAAACCAACTTGTTGAAAAATACCGGAATAGAAAAGATGCACTTTTCATTAGCCTGGCTACTGATCCAAAGGATAGTCTACATCAATTTTTCAAAACCCATTCATTTAACTATGCGACAGTGCCCGAACAGCACGACTATTTAAGTAAGGAGCTGCAGGTTACCGGCTATCCCACACATTTTTTAATTAACCGGGCGGGAAAGATTGTAAAAGTAACCCAGGAAGCGAAAGAAATAATTCCGTTCTTTGAAAAGGAAATAGAAAAAAGATAA
- a CDS encoding S1C family serine protease, with protein sequence MNEQENILLTDAIERYISGGMSPDERLHFEHLRKEDSEVDQMVVAHTLFMQKMNRYNEWQKFHVSLNEIHNDLATQGKIDSPSLKGKAKLVYLFNKYKRVGSIAASIAGLTALIVSAILWSVTPKTPTAQWQDLNRSINTLTNKTRQQAEEINNLKNNHSSLVRPPEITYSSGGTGFIIDNKGLLVTNAHVIQNARSIAVANAAGVEYFAEVVYTDPVRDIALVKITDKDFKTLPPIPYGFTRKMAELAEPVFTLGYPREDIVYNQGYLSSKTGYNGDTLSCQIEIAANRGNSGSPILDNSGDVIGILNGRQKDQEGVAFFVRSRNLYNILSEIKNKEKADTSIQNVRLNTRSTLTNLSRQQQAKKIQDYVFMVKVS encoded by the coding sequence ATGAACGAGCAAGAAAATATTTTATTAACAGATGCAATAGAGCGTTATATCTCAGGCGGAATGTCGCCCGATGAGCGGCTGCATTTTGAGCACCTGCGGAAAGAGGACAGCGAGGTAGACCAGATGGTGGTGGCCCATACCCTTTTCATGCAGAAAATGAACCGGTACAATGAATGGCAAAAATTTCATGTATCGCTGAATGAAATTCATAATGACCTGGCAACACAGGGTAAAATTGATTCTCCTTCCCTTAAAGGAAAGGCCAAACTGGTTTATTTATTTAATAAATACAAACGGGTAGGCTCCATAGCCGCCTCTATTGCAGGACTAACTGCTTTAATAGTATCTGCAATCCTGTGGTCGGTAACGCCCAAAACACCTACGGCGCAATGGCAGGACCTGAACCGGAGCATCAACACCCTTACCAATAAAACACGCCAACAGGCGGAAGAGATCAATAATCTCAAGAATAATCATTCCTCATTAGTAAGACCTCCGGAGATCACTTACAGTTCCGGTGGCACAGGTTTTATAATTGACAATAAGGGCTTACTGGTGACCAATGCCCACGTGATTCAAAATGCGCGGAGCATTGCCGTAGCCAACGCAGCCGGGGTTGAATATTTTGCAGAAGTGGTTTATACAGACCCTGTAAGAGATATTGCATTGGTTAAAATAACCGACAAGGACTTCAAAACGCTGCCGCCGATCCCCTACGGCTTTACAAGAAAAATGGCCGAGCTGGCCGAGCCTGTTTTCACATTGGGCTACCCCAGGGAAGATATCGTTTATAACCAGGGCTACCTGAGCTCAAAAACAGGCTATAATGGCGACACTTTAAGTTGCCAGATAGAAATTGCGGCTAACCGCGGTAATAGCGGCAGCCCGATACTGGACAACAGCGGCGACGTGATCGGTATTTTAAACGGTCGTCAGAAAGACCAGGAAGGGGTGGCTTTTTTCGTCCGTTCAAGGAACTTATATAATATTCTTAGCGAAATAAAGAATAAAGAAAAAGCAGATACTTCTATTCAGAATGTGCGACTGAATACCCGGTCCACCCTTACCAATTTGAGCCGCCAGCAGCAGGCTAAGAAGATCCAGGACTATGTATTTATGGTAAAAGTGAGTTAA
- the priA gene encoding replication restart helicase PriA codes for MTDRERLFTEPANAADSFAEVIIPLALPLNYTWAIPAHLKDAARVGCRVEVNLGRSKKYAGIIKKIHHRPPEFSEVKEIVNVLDAAPVIFYEQLQLWEWIARYYMCTEGEVMAAALPAHFKLSSETILVFNEEAGDDFAELDNEAYLVAEALLIKKELKLAEVQQILDSAHVYPVVNRLIQHRICYVWESLKESYNPKKETFVQLHPDYNTEAALEQLLNTDKKLQRAEKQMELLLSYLYLQKAEGEITKPALLKKSGATEAQLKGLVDKGILLLDKRAVDRIRLLPKDIQVNFELSPAQDQALAQLREALQQKDVCLLHGVTSSGKTEIYIHLIEEQLKKGKQVLYMLPEIALTAQTIRRLQRHFGGHIGVYHSRFSQNERVEIWNKVKDGSLKVVLGARSSLFLPFQDLGLIVCDEEHDTSYKQMEPAPRYHARDTAVYFASLFENCKVVLGSATPAFESYSNALQGKYGLVRLTERFGNSVLPEIEMADTRRYRTKEFADTILFPPLVENIRNVLDRKKQVILFQNRRGYTPYQRCNTCGWVPQCKYCDVSLNYHKFYNKLVCHYCGTNYPLMVTCPSCGGHDFVQKQFGTERVEEALQELFPAAKTGRMDIDAVRGKHAHDQLIQTFEQQKLDILVGTQMVVKGLDFEHVELVGIVDADGILSFADFRVNERAFQLMEQVSGRAGRKHGIGKVLIQTTQPAHPVLLRVQQHNYEQLFADEISKREQFGYPPYTRLIRLTLRNKIKEVTRDAAVWFAGSLQNRYKDFIIGPSEPIISKVRNQYLMELLIKLPRNAKIIEQCKKDILYNIALLHQEKRYKSVVVIPDVDTL; via the coding sequence ATGACTGACAGGGAACGCTTATTTACAGAGCCCGCAAACGCGGCCGACAGTTTTGCGGAGGTGATCATTCCGCTGGCACTGCCGTTGAATTATACCTGGGCCATACCGGCGCATTTAAAGGATGCCGCCAGGGTAGGGTGCCGCGTGGAGGTGAACCTGGGCCGGTCGAAAAAATATGCCGGCATCATTAAAAAAATACACCATAGGCCCCCGGAATTTTCTGAGGTAAAAGAGATCGTGAACGTGCTGGATGCAGCGCCGGTCATTTTTTACGAACAATTGCAGTTGTGGGAATGGATCGCCCGTTATTATATGTGCACGGAAGGCGAGGTAATGGCGGCAGCGCTACCCGCGCATTTTAAATTGAGCAGCGAAACGATCCTTGTTTTTAATGAAGAAGCGGGAGATGATTTTGCGGAGCTGGACAATGAAGCGTACCTGGTGGCAGAGGCGCTGTTGATAAAAAAAGAATTAAAGCTTGCGGAAGTACAGCAAATACTGGACAGTGCCCATGTTTACCCGGTGGTAAACCGCCTGATCCAGCATCGCATCTGTTATGTATGGGAATCGCTGAAAGAAAGTTATAATCCAAAGAAAGAAACTTTTGTACAGTTGCACCCGGATTATAACACTGAAGCAGCGTTGGAGCAACTGCTCAATACCGATAAAAAACTACAGCGTGCGGAGAAACAAATGGAATTGTTGCTGAGCTACCTGTATCTCCAAAAAGCCGAAGGGGAAATAACAAAGCCTGCATTACTAAAAAAATCAGGAGCTACGGAAGCGCAATTGAAAGGGTTGGTGGACAAAGGGATCTTATTGCTGGACAAACGGGCGGTGGACCGCATCCGCTTGCTGCCCAAAGATATACAGGTGAATTTTGAGCTGTCGCCCGCACAGGATCAGGCTTTGGCGCAATTGCGGGAAGCGTTGCAGCAAAAAGATGTTTGCCTGCTGCATGGCGTTACTTCCAGCGGTAAAACAGAAATTTATATTCACCTGATAGAGGAGCAGCTTAAAAAAGGGAAACAGGTGTTATATATGCTGCCCGAAATTGCGTTAACTGCCCAAACAATAAGAAGGTTGCAACGGCATTTCGGGGGGCATATCGGCGTATATCACTCCAGGTTCTCACAAAATGAACGCGTGGAAATATGGAATAAGGTTAAAGACGGCTCGTTAAAAGTGGTGCTGGGTGCCCGTTCTTCTTTATTCCTGCCCTTCCAGGACCTGGGCCTGATCGTTTGCGACGAGGAACATGACACTTCCTACAAACAAATGGAGCCGGCGCCCCGCTACCATGCGCGGGATACGGCCGTTTATTTTGCATCGCTTTTTGAAAATTGTAAAGTAGTGCTGGGAAGCGCCACGCCTGCGTTTGAATCCTACAGCAACGCGCTCCAGGGTAAATACGGGCTGGTGCGACTTACAGAACGTTTTGGGAACAGCGTGCTTCCTGAAATTGAAATGGCGGATACCCGCCGCTATCGTACGAAAGAATTTGCAGACACGATACTCTTTCCACCCCTGGTGGAAAATATCCGGAACGTGCTGGACCGAAAAAAACAGGTGATCCTTTTTCAGAACCGGCGCGGGTACACGCCGTACCAACGCTGTAATACCTGCGGTTGGGTGCCTCAGTGTAAATATTGCGATGTATCGTTGAATTACCATAAATTCTATAATAAACTGGTATGCCATTATTGCGGAACCAATTATCCGCTGATGGTTACCTGTCCCAGTTGCGGCGGTCATGATTTTGTGCAGAAACAATTCGGCACAGAAAGAGTAGAGGAGGCATTGCAGGAGTTATTTCCCGCCGCGAAAACCGGCCGGATGGATATTGACGCCGTGCGGGGCAAACACGCGCACGACCAACTGATACAAACCTTTGAACAACAAAAACTGGACATCCTGGTGGGCACCCAGATGGTGGTGAAGGGGCTGGATTTTGAGCATGTGGAATTAGTGGGCATTGTTGATGCCGATGGTATTTTGTCTTTTGCTGACTTCCGGGTGAATGAACGGGCCTTTCAGCTAATGGAGCAGGTGAGTGGGCGGGCAGGTCGCAAACATGGTATTGGTAAAGTATTGATACAGACGACTCAACCCGCCCACCCGGTTTTGCTACGGGTGCAGCAGCACAACTACGAGCAATTGTTTGCTGATGAAATTTCCAAGCGGGAACAGTTTGGCTATCCGCCCTACACAAGGCTCATCCGGCTTACCTTGCGGAACAAGATAAAGGAGGTGACGCGTGACGCGGCAGTTTGGTTTGCCGGCAGTTTGCAAAACCGGTATAAGGATTTCATTATCGGGCCGTCGGAACCCATTATTAGTAAGGTACGCAATCAATACCTGATGGAATTACTTATAAAGCTGCCCCGTAATGCAAAGATCATCGAACAGTGCAAAAAGGACATCCTGTACAATATTGCCTTGCTACACCAGGAAAAACGATACAAATCCGTCGTGGTGATCCCCGATGTGGATACGTTGTAA